CCTAGAAGTCGTAGCGGGTATTGAGGCTTAAAGTACGTGGCGAACCCGGCTGCAGGTAGTTTTCCTGGTAGTAGGTCCAGTACTGTTTGTTGGCCAGGTTGGTGACGTTGGCACCCAAGGTCAGCGCATGACCATCGCCCAGACGCAGACGATAGCCGCCCCCTGCATCGAACAGGCTGTAGGCCGGCAGGGTATGCACGTCGCCCGAATCCACTGCCATTTCGCCGATACGCTGGACGCCGGTGTGCAGGAACATCCCCTGCACCATGGGCACACGGTACGTAACCTGGGTTGCGGCCTGATAGCGCGCCGCACCTGCTGCGCGGTTTCCGTCCACACCGTCCCCCGCATCGTGGTAGGCCGAGTCCAGTGACATGACGCTACCTTCCACTGTCAGGTCCGGTGTGGCATCGACGCTGGCGTTCAGCTCCAGGCCCTGATAGCGGATGGTGCCGCTTTGCACGTAGACGTTGGCGTCGTTGGTGTACTCGGCGCCACGGTCGATGCGAAACGCTGCGGCGGTAGCACTCCAGTTACGTTGCTGGGCTTTCACGCCCACCTCGTATTGCTTGCTGCGCAGCGGGCCCAGGGTCTGGTCGGAGTTGAAGGCGTTACTGGGTGCGGTACCGCCGCTTTCCAGAGATTCGACATAACTGGCATACAGCGTCATGTCCTGGGTCGGCTTGTACATCAGCGCAAGAGTTGGGGTTGCGGGCCGGGCCTTGTACTGTGTCGCCGCCGAGGTGGCGGAGTCGTGGGTTTGCTCCTGGAAGTTTTCGTTGCGCAGGCCAGCCAGCAACGACCAGTGTTCGCCCAGGCCGATGGTGTCGCTGGCGAACACCGCGCTTTCCTTGACGTTGTCGTCGCCGTAGGTACCGCCGCTGTAGTCGATGTTGTACACCGAGAAGATCGTCGGGTTGTACAGGTTGCCCTTGCCCACGGTGGTCTTGGGGGTGACCACGGATTTGTCCGAGTTCAGTTGCGAATAGCTGGCGCCGAGTACCATGTCGTGAGTGAACCATCCCGTGGTGAATTTACCTTCCAGGGTGCCCATGGTGTCGTTGTAGTCGTAGGCGTGGTACTCGGACGTGACCTTGTCGGTGTAGCCGCCGGCGTCGCTGGAAATCTGGTATTGGTCCTTCACATAACGGCGTGTCGAATCGCTGTAGCGGTAGGCCAGCTTACCGGTCCAGTCGGGAGAAAACTTGTAGGTGGCGCTCACGGTCGACAGGCTGTAGTCGACATCGGTATAGGAGCCATTGCTGTACAGGCGTTTGCTGCCGTCAATAGGGCTGGGCAAGGCGTTCTTGGTGTTGACGATGATGTCGGTGCCACCGCTGGTATTGCGTTTCTGGTACAGGGTGTCGAAGTCAACGCTCAGGTCATCACTGAGCTGCGCGTTCAGCGCAACGCTGACTGCCGTTCGGTTGACCTTGGCGTTACCCGAAGCGGCATCGCCCTCCTCGTGTACCACATTGACCCTGTAGCCGAAACGCGGGTCATCCAGACGCCCTCCGGCGTCCAGATGCTCCTTATAAAGGTTGTTGGACTGGTAGCCGGCATCAACGCTGAGGGTGGTCTTGTCGGTAGGCCGCTTGGTCACGTAGTTGACGATGCCGCCCGGGCTGCCGAAGCCATACATGAAGCCCGACAGACCTTTAAGCACATCGACCCGCTCGAACATCTCAAGAGGCATTTCCACACCGCGGTTGATGTTGGCCATGCCGTCGACTTTGTAGCCGTTCAGGTCATCCAGGGGCAGGCCGCGAACGGCCAGCGTGGCTGGGTGGGTGCCATAGCTGGAGCTGATGGAGGTGACCGAGGCATCATACTTGACGGCCTCAGACAGGATGCCCGCCTGACGGGCCTGGATTTCGTCGCTGCCTACGCTCTTGAACGAAAACGGCGTGTCGATCACCGCGTGGCTGCCCAAGGCACCGCTGTTGGTCTGCTGGCGCAACGCCGGCTTGCGCTTGGTTGCCTTTACTGTGACTTGAGGCAACGTGGCCAACGTACTGTCGTCGATGGCCGGTGGTGCATCGGCCGCAAACGATGGCAAGGCCAGGGCAAACGCTGCGAAACCGAGACCTGCACGCACATACAGCTGAGATTTGCGAAACATGACTGCACCTTCGAAAACGGCCGTTCACGGCCTGGTTGATTTCTGTCGCGCGCACTTCACCGTGACCGGCTGTAACAGCCGACCAAGGGGTGTGGACGAAGGCGACGAGGTTGTTAAGGCGTAACGGCCTGGGTCACGAAGCCGATCTTGTCCAGGCCACCGGACTGCGCCGCGGCCATTACCTGCACCACCTTTTCATACGGGGTGTTACGTGCGGCGCGCAGGTGCAACTCAGGTACCGGCTGACGCGCAGCGGCCTCGGCGATCAGTGCCGGCAAGTCGCTGTCGCCGATGTCGCGGTCGTCCCAATGCAGGTGGCCTTCGTTGTCCAGCGCCAGATCCACGGAGGGCGGCGGTTTGTTGTCCTGCTGCGCGGCGGCCTTAGGCAGGTCAATCTTCACCGAGTGCTGGATGGCCGGCACGGTGATGATGAAGATCACCAACAGCACCAGCATCACGTCCACCAGCGGCGTGGTGTTGATTTCGGGGTTAAAGCCGTCCTCTTCCAGCTCATCCCCGCCCAGCAATCCACCGGCCATCAGACGTACTCCGCCTGGGCGTTGAACGTGCTGCGCGCAGGCTGCCCGCCGCGTGGGGTCGCACGGGCGCCGATTACCAGCAGGTCGTGCAGTTCGAAGGCAAACTTGCCCAGTTCAGCGAGGGTCTGCTTGTTACTGCGCACCAGCAGGTTGTAGCCCAGGGTGGCCGGAATGGCCACGGCCAGTCCCAGAGCGGTCATTATCAGCGTTTCGCCGACGGGGCCTGCGACCTTGTCGATGCTCGCGTCGCCGGTCAGGCCGATCTTCATCAAGGCGTGATAGATGCCCCACACGGTGCCGAGCAAACCGACAAAGGGGGCGCTGGAACCCACGGTGGCCAAAATCGCCATGCCGCCTTGCAACTGTCCGCCCACGGTCAAGGTGGCTTGGCGCAAGGCGCGGGTCAGCCATTCACTGAAGGCCGGCGGGTTCATGTCGCCATCCAGCGCATCACGGTGCTGGCGTGCGGCGCTGATGCCTGCATGGGTGAGTTCGGTGTAGGCACTATGATGATCCAATTGCTGCAAGCCATCCTTGAGCGTCGGTGCGTTCCAGAACGCCGCCAGCAACTTCGGCGAACGCAGGCGATGCAGTGCCAGGCGCACCAGCTTGTCGACCATCACGTACCAGGACGCAACCGACATCACCAACAACGTCAAGGCCACGGTACGGGTGACAAAGTCGGCCTGTTGCCACAAAACATTCAAACCCAGTGTTCCGGTTTCCATGTGTATTTCCTTTCTTTGGGGTGAGCGCTGCCCTGAGCGGGAGGCCCGTCGATAAAAGATGGTGGGTTTACGCCTGCTTGAGTACTAACTGTCGAGCTGGAATCGCAGTGGCACGATCACGTACACCGACGCCGCATGCCCCTCCTGCAAATAAGGCTTGAACAGTGCTCCGCGCACAGCCGTCCTGCCCGCCTCGTCGAGGTTGCCAAAGCCCGACGAGCGTACGATGTCCACCGCGCCGGGCTTGCCGTGCTCGTCCACCAGTACCCGCAGGATCACGGTGCCCTCGTGGCCCTCTTCACGTGCACTGTCGGGATATTCGGGTTGTGGTTCATGCACGTATTCGACGCCACGGGTGAGGGTCTTGGGCTGAGGCGGTGGTGCGGGAATTTGCGCGACTACCGGCGCGACTACCGGCGCGGCGGCCGCAGTGCTGATGGTCGCGGGTGCGGTCGTTGCGACGGCCGCAACGGGGCGTTGCATCACATGCGGCTTGGCTGCGGGCTTGGGCCGGGCTATCGGCTGAACGGCCACAGGTGCAGGTGCAACCGAGGCAACGGGAGGCGGTGGCGTGGGGGGTGGCGTGGGCGCGGCACTGGCGGCTGGCGCCGGAGTCGGTTCATTGATGACCGAGGCATAAATAGTACGAATCAACGGTGGTGCAAGCGCCGGGGTTGATGACCGGGTCACCATACTCAATGCCAAAACATGCACCAACACCACCAGCGCTACCACGCATCCTCGGCGCAGCCATCGCGAGGCACTGCCGGCAGGCAATGGCTGAAGGTACAGCAGGGGTGTAAGCGTTGCATCCACGATTGATTTTCTCCAGGCCGGTATGCCGGGTACATCGGGCGCATTCCCTGCGAAGGTTGGGTATAAGGCCTGTAAAGGCCTTCTTAACGGGTGTCGGAGGAATATAGGAGTGACGAATGACAGATGCATGACAGACAAGAATTATCATGTAAGCATTTTGTTACAATTTCATGGGCACCAACAGGCGTGACCTTATAAACGGTCATTGCGGGATTGAATCCGCAGTCAAAGGTAGCCTTTCGGGACTGGCAGCTATTGGCCGATTCTGTTGAAAAGTCGATTTTTCAGGAAACGTGACGCTGAGCTTGGCCTCTTCAAAGAACCTATTCACCACTGTTAAGTGGCTTTTCGATCTTTCGTTGACCGTTGCTGCTGTGTCAGTGGGTTAATTTGAGGGTTTTTGCTTGAAACAGGCGTACCTATCCTGTGGCGGGTGGCCCTTGAGATGTAAGTTGGCCAGTCGGCGCAGGTTCTGTACCGCAGCCGCTAACGTGAATTCATCGGTCGCGCCACTCATCCCTCGTAGTCGCAAGCGATCCAGTTTCAAGATGCGCTTGAGGTGGGCGAACAACATTTCTACCTTCTTACGTTCGTGACGAGAGCGCACATATTCCGGCGTTTTCGCGATTCGCCGAGCCACATCGCGAGCCGCTTCATGAACACTGCGGGCGATCTTACGAACCTCAGTGTTCGGGCAGCACTTGGCTTTCATCGGACATGTCGCGCAGTCGGTTTGGCTGGATCGGAAGTTGATGGTGTTGGCTTTCGTTACGTGTGAGCGCAGGTTCTTGAAAGCTCGCCATTCGCTACGTAATGCCTTACCAGCAGGACAGCGATACTCCTCAGCGTCTTTGTTCCAGTGGAAGTCGCTGATCGAAAAACTGTCGTCCTTGCGCTCTGTTTTATCCCACAGCGGCACATGCGGCTCGATATCTTTCTCTTCCACCATCCAGGCCAGCATCGGTGCTGTGCCGTAAGCGGTGTCGCCGACCAGCATGCGGATCATCAGCTCAGGATCAATCGAAGGACGCCCAATCGGGCTATAGAAGTCGGCGAGATAGTGGCGCAGGTCGCTCAGATCGAGACACCGATCAATGCTGCGCAGCAGATTATTTGTTGGGATGTGGTCTTCAAGGTTGAACGAGTAAAACAGCCGATCCTGCCCCTCGATAACTGTCCCATCATGCTGCGTATTCTCCCGCTGGCCGATGGATATATTTTGCCGCAAGCCAGACAGGAGCGATACGAGCCAATCAAGAATGATCCGAATGGGCGTTAATTTTCGCAGGTATCGTTTCGTAGATCGTGCCACATATGCACTTTCGAAATGTATTGCTGCCCTACTGCTACCGCCAAAGGTTCTATTCCAAATGGCTTGAATCCCATTCGCTCGTAGAGCCCTTGTGCACCTCGATTACCCTCGGTGACGGTGAGCTGAACGAGCAAAAGCTGAGACTGGGATTTCGCATAGGCCAGGACGCTGCGCAGCAGTTTATATCCGATGCCTTTCTCTCGATGAGCGAGTGGAACGTACATTCCGAAGAGCGTGGATTTGTGGCTGGCCTTCTTTCTTCTTTCAACAGAAAGTCCAGCGACACCAAGCAAATCCTCACCCTCAAACGCAGCGAACACCAGATCGGCAGCATCAGATCCACTATTAAGCCTTTTCTCCCACCAGTCGATGGGTAAGGCTTCGCGCTCGCCGACATCGGAAGTAAAAGCATCGGGATGAAGGCGATAAGCCTCAAGCATTAGCGCTCGATACGACGAGGCATGATCCGGGGTCAGTCGTTTGATTATCGTGGTCATCGAAATCACATTTCATGGTCGTGCACTGATTATGTCCTTTCTAGGCCCAAGGCGACACGGACGGAGATGCTTGAGTTTTTCAACAGAATCGGCCGATAGCTGCCACTCAACTTGGAAACGGCAGTTGTGCTAGCAACTTCACAATGCTAGAGGCCAAGCATCCGTCCGGGTCTAGATCAGGATCGAATACCGTTACAGTCATTCCCTTACATAGAGGGTTGGCAACGAATGATGCAATGATGATCAATAAGTCGTCAGGTGGAATGCCTGGAGAACCGGGCGAGTCCACAGCGGGCATTACAGTCTGATCCAGCACGTCTATGTCCAGGTGTATCCAATAGCCCTGGTCAGGCTTTCGAGCCAGCACTTCACTAATGCGTCCTATAACGGCCGTCGGACCTATCCTCAAGGCTTCGAAGACATCGACACGATTAATAGCCGTGCTATTTACATCGGGCCAGGCAAAGTCGTCGTCGCGGTTCTCGCGCTCACCCAGTTGGATGACATCGGCGTCAGCAACAAGCGGACCGGCAATGCCTGGCCATTCCGTTGCCAGTTGCTCACCACGACCAGTAGCCAGCGCCAGGTCCATGCCCGCAACCGCGCCTAGGCTCTGCGTCGGATCGTAGTTACCCGGATGGCGGAAGTCGCTGTGTCCATCAATATGAATGAGGGAAATAGGGCCCGCTTCGCGGACTCCGGCTAACGCGCCCAGCAGAATTGAACAATCACCCCCGATGACAAGCGCGAAGTCGCCTTGTCTACTGGCTTCACTCACCAGATTCGCCAAAGCAATATTGAACGAACGAATAGTATGGCCGTTACGCAAACGTGTTCCTGGCTGCTCTTCCGTCGAGTATTTGGGCCGAGGTAAAGCCTTAAACTCGCGAGGGATGAGTGCTTGTAGCAGGCCCGCAGCAACCAGCGCAGCTGGAGCCCGCCACGTACCCGGTTCATGACCAGGCCTCAAGGGACTTAATCCAAGGTTCGATGGCGCAGCAATCACAAGCATGGGGTAAGGGTCAGCATTCAGCGTTCTTCCAACGGATTTCATCGGATGCTTTAGTTTGAGTATTTCTCAGGGTAGCACCCACCTTTTCGGTGCGAGTGGGAATACCCTGTGCCAGATTTCCTGGTGACGAAAACTGCTGCGACAGGCCGCTATCGGCCGATTCTGTTGAAAAGTCGATTTTCTCAAACTGCCATAATACTGATCAGTGAAAGTGTCTTTTTTATGCGCTGCCACGTGAAGTCTGAGTCCGAATACCTCTGCGCCGACTCTAGATTTCAATCTCACGCGCATACTTTTCTAACGTAAAAACCACGCCGGACTTTTTCAACAGAATCGACCCAAAGCTGACATTTACTGTAGCTGAAGTTGACCGACCATGAACCCGTATTGCAGCATGGAATTGACGTGTGGCAGCGCTGTGCGGCCAATCTGCAAGCGCTACCTTCGCACTTAACCGGAAGAAGCTCATGATCATGGTCTTGCCGAAGATCGAACTCAAGGAACTGTCGGTGAAAGCGGAATCAGACGGTTTGACGCTGAGTGATCTTGTCCCCATTTGCGAAATGTTCGACGTTGCACCGCATGATGTGCTTAACGAGCTGTCCGTCGCGGTTGCGGAAGGCTATCTACAAGGATCTCTGCTCTATGACTTTTGCGACGGCGTTATGAATGGGATCATAAATGCCGTGGTTGAAGTAGGCATGACTAACGACATGCCTCAGCCCGCTTTCTCGCTTTACCAAGCATTCGATCAAGGCGAATGGTTCCGCAGTAACGACCCCCTGGAGACTGACCCCAGTGAGAAATACACGAAGCCGGTGGTCGAGGAAATAATGCGTACCCTTAGAGACTAGCTTTCACAGATCGAGAGGTTTTCGCTTTTGTGCTGGACGGTAGTGGATCGAATTCCGCTTTTGGCCGTTAAAGGCCGGTCGCCGTGCGAGATCAGTATGCGATGTCCCGCCCCGTGAGCGACTTGGCCCGGCACTACTAATAAAGTCATATGGTCAGACGTATGGGACTGGCGACGGGGTATGACCGTCGCTCTCTTTCAGGCATCGCTAACCTGGTCAGCAGCTGTACTGACCGTTTCCACCGTTGGCATCCGGGTTAGTCCGCGATTGCATTCAGCTCTGCCAGCACCTCATCTCGCAGATGAAGATCGGCCACAGCGAGGTTTTCGCGCAAGTGGGCTAATGACGAAGTCCCCGGAATCAATAGAATATTGGGTGAACGACGCAGTAGCCATGCCAGCGCTAACTGCTTCGGCGTAACTCCGAGTCGTTGCGCAGCGCTAGACAGTGCGGAGGACTGGATCGGGGTGAAACCGCCCAGAGGGAAGAACGGCACGTAAGCAATGCCATCCAGAGCCAACTCGTCGATCATGGCGTTGTCGTGCTGATGAGCGATGTTGTATAAGTTCTGCACGCAGACGACATCAACGATTTTTCGCGCCTCGGCCACTTGGGTCGGTGTGACGTTGCTAATCCCGATATGGCGGACGAGGCCTTGCTGTTGCAGCTCCGCCACAGCAGTCAGTGAAGCTTCGATTGATCCTTCGCCGGGTCCCATTGCGTTGTGCATCGCCCGAAAATTGACGACATCCAGAACTTCCAGGCCCAGATTGCGCAGATTGTCTTGCACTGCCTGGGTCAGCTCTGCTTTTGAACCGGCCGCGAGCCAGGCGCCATCGTCCCCGCGCCGGGCGCCGATCTTGGTTACGATTGTCAGATCGTCCTGATAGGGATGCAGGGCCTCTCGGATAATCTGATTGGTTATGTGCGGTCCGTAGAAGTCGCTGGTGTCTATGTGGTTCACACCCGATTCAACGGCCTCGCGCAGTACTGCCAGCGCCGCATTACGATCCTTGGGCGGGCCGAACACGCCCGGACCGGCCAATTGCATTGCGCCGTAGCCCAAACGCTTGATTTTGCGGTCGCCAAGAATGAAAGTGCCGCTTTTATCTAACCCAGCCATATCGATTGTTCTCACTTCATTTGAGGAGAGCTATGATATGAAGGATCCTTCAGGTTTTAGAATTCGCATTCCATGAACAACCTAAAAGCGTCTTTAAAGCCAAGAAAATCAGCGGTTCAGGCCCGATCCACGGCGACCGTTGACGCTCTTCACACGGCAACCCTTCAGGTTTTGACCCAGCATGGTCTTGTCCGCTGCACGACGACCCGCGTCGCCGAGCGTGCTGGAATGTCCGTGGGCAGTGTCTATCAGTACTATCCAAACCGCGATGCGTTGCTTGCTGCGGTTCTTGAAAAGCACTTGCTGGA
The DNA window shown above is from Pseudomonas sp. BSw22131 and carries:
- a CDS encoding TonB-dependent receptor, coding for MFRKSQLYVRAGLGFAAFALALPSFAADAPPAIDDSTLATLPQVTVKATKRKPALRQQTNSGALGSHAVIDTPFSFKSVGSDEIQARQAGILSEAVKYDASVTSISSSYGTHPATLAVRGLPLDDLNGYKVDGMANINRGVEMPLEMFERVDVLKGLSGFMYGFGSPGGIVNYVTKRPTDKTTLSVDAGYQSNNLYKEHLDAGGRLDDPRFGYRVNVVHEEGDAASGNAKVNRTAVSVALNAQLSDDLSVDFDTLYQKRNTSGGTDIIVNTKNALPSPIDGSKRLYSNGSYTDVDYSLSTVSATYKFSPDWTGKLAYRYSDSTRRYVKDQYQISSDAGGYTDKVTSEYHAYDYNDTMGTLEGKFTTGWFTHDMVLGASYSQLNSDKSVVTPKTTVGKGNLYNPTIFSVYNIDYSGGTYGDDNVKESAVFASDTIGLGEHWSLLAGLRNENFQEQTHDSATSAATQYKARPATPTLALMYKPTQDMTLYASYVESLESGGTAPSNAFNSDQTLGPLRSKQYEVGVKAQQRNWSATAAAFRIDRGAEYTNDANVYVQSGTIRYQGLELNASVDATPDLTVEGSVMSLDSAYHDAGDGVDGNRAAGAARYQAATQVTYRVPMVQGMFLHTGVQRIGEMAVDSGDVHTLPAYSLFDAGGGYRLRLGDGHALTLGANVTNLANKQYWTYYQENYLQPGSPRTLSLNTRYDF
- a CDS encoding ExbD/TolR family protein; protein product: MAGGLLGGDELEEDGFNPEINTTPLVDVMLVLLVIFIITVPAIQHSVKIDLPKAAAQQDNKPPPSVDLALDNEGHLHWDDRDIGDSDLPALIAEAAARQPVPELHLRAARNTPYEKVVQVMAAAQSGGLDKIGFVTQAVTP
- a CDS encoding MotA/TolQ/ExbB proton channel family protein — translated: METGTLGLNVLWQQADFVTRTVALTLLVMSVASWYVMVDKLVRLALHRLRSPKLLAAFWNAPTLKDGLQQLDHHSAYTELTHAGISAARQHRDALDGDMNPPAFSEWLTRALRQATLTVGGQLQGGMAILATVGSSAPFVGLLGTVWGIYHALMKIGLTGDASIDKVAGPVGETLIMTALGLAVAIPATLGYNLLVRSNKQTLAELGKFAFELHDLLVIGARATPRGGQPARSTFNAQAEYV
- a CDS encoding energy transducer TonB, whose amino-acid sequence is MDATLTPLLYLQPLPAGSASRWLRRGCVVALVVLVHVLALSMVTRSSTPALAPPLIRTIYASVINEPTPAPAASAAPTPPPTPPPPVASVAPAPVAVQPIARPKPAAKPHVMQRPVAAVATTAPATISTAAAAPVVAPVVAQIPAPPPQPKTLTRGVEYVHEPQPEYPDSAREEGHEGTVILRVLVDEHGKPGAVDIVRSSGFGNLDEAGRTAVRGALFKPYLQEGHAASVYVIVPLRFQLDS
- a CDS encoding GNAT family N-acetyltransferase; this translates as MTTIIKRLTPDHASSYRALMLEAYRLHPDAFTSDVGEREALPIDWWEKRLNSGSDAADLVFAAFEGEDLLGVAGLSVERRKKASHKSTLFGMYVPLAHREKGIGYKLLRSVLAYAKSQSQLLLVQLTVTEGNRGAQGLYERMGFKPFGIEPLAVAVGQQYISKVHMWHDLRNDTCEN
- a CDS encoding arginase family protein; protein product: MKSVGRTLNADPYPMLVIAAPSNLGLSPLRPGHEPGTWRAPAALVAAGLLQALIPREFKALPRPKYSTEEQPGTRLRNGHTIRSFNIALANLVSEASRQGDFALVIGGDCSILLGALAGVREAGPISLIHIDGHSDFRHPGNYDPTQSLGAVAGMDLALATGRGEQLATEWPGIAGPLVADADVIQLGERENRDDDFAWPDVNSTAINRVDVFEALRIGPTAVIGRISEVLARKPDQGYWIHLDIDVLDQTVMPAVDSPGSPGIPPDDLLIIIASFVANPLCKGMTVTVFDPDLDPDGCLASSIVKLLAQLPFPS
- a CDS encoding aldo/keto reductase family oxidoreductase; the protein is MAGLDKSGTFILGDRKIKRLGYGAMQLAGPGVFGPPKDRNAALAVLREAVESGVNHIDTSDFYGPHITNQIIREALHPYQDDLTIVTKIGARRGDDGAWLAAGSKAELTQAVQDNLRNLGLEVLDVVNFRAMHNAMGPGEGSIEASLTAVAELQQQGLVRHIGISNVTPTQVAEARKIVDVVCVQNLYNIAHQHDNAMIDELALDGIAYVPFFPLGGFTPIQSSALSSAAQRLGVTPKQLALAWLLRRSPNILLIPGTSSLAHLRENLAVADLHLRDEVLAELNAIAD